In the genome of Pseudomonas sp. LBUM920, one region contains:
- the rsmG gene encoding 16S rRNA (guanine(527)-N(7))-methyltransferase RsmG, with protein MSSLVTSQHAEELSTGARQLGVDLTDAQHDLLLGYLALLIKWNKAYNLTAVRDPDEMVSRHLLDSLSVMPFIENGRWLDVGSGGGMPGIPLAILFPESQVTCLDSNGKKTRFLTQVKLELKLDNLNVIHSRVEAFVPEQPFNGIVSRAFSSMDNFSNWTRHLGDRDTRWLAMKGVHPSDELLALPADFHLDSEHALAVPGCQGQRHLLILRRTA; from the coding sequence TTGAGTTCGTTGGTCACCTCGCAACACGCCGAAGAGTTATCCACAGGTGCACGCCAGTTGGGCGTGGACCTGACCGATGCACAGCACGACTTGCTGTTGGGCTATCTGGCCCTGTTGATCAAATGGAACAAGGCTTACAACCTCACAGCGGTGCGCGACCCGGACGAAATGGTCTCGCGTCACCTGCTCGACAGCCTGAGCGTGATGCCTTTTATCGAAAACGGCCGTTGGTTGGACGTTGGCAGTGGCGGCGGCATGCCTGGCATTCCGCTGGCCATCCTGTTTCCAGAGTCACAAGTGACGTGCCTGGACAGCAACGGCAAGAAAACCCGCTTCCTGACCCAGGTCAAACTCGAACTCAAGCTGGATAATCTGAATGTTATCCACAGTCGCGTCGAAGCCTTCGTGCCTGAACAGCCTTTCAACGGGATTGTCTCCCGGGCATTCAGCAGCATGGACAACTTCAGCAACTGGACCCGCCACTTAGGCGACCGCGACACCCGTTGGCTGGCAATGAAGGGCGTTCATCCAAGCGACGAGCTGTTAGCATTGCCGGCAGACTTCCACCTCGATAGCGAACACGCCTTGGCCGTACCCGGTTGCCAAGGCCAACGCCATCTGCTGATACTGCGCCGCACGGCATGA
- the mnmG gene encoding tRNA uridine-5-carboxymethylaminomethyl(34) synthesis enzyme MnmG produces MDFPSRFEVIVIGGGHAGTEAALASARMGVKTLLLTHNVETLGAMSCNPAIGGIGKSHLVKEIDALGGVMAMATDKGGIQFRVLNSRKGPAVRATRAQADRILYKAAVRETLENQPNLWIFQQAADDLIVEQDQVRGVVTQMGLRFFAESVVLTTGTFLGGLIHIGMQNYSGGRAGDPPSIALAKRLRELPLRVGRLKTGTPPRIDGRSVDFSVMTEQAGDTPIPVMSFMGSKEQHPKQVSCWITHTNARTHEIIAANLDRSPMYSGVIEGIGPRYCPSIEDKIHRFADKESHQVFIEPEGLTTHELYPNGISTSLPFDVQIQIVQSIRGMENAHIVRPGYAIEYDYFDPRDLKYSLETKVIGGLFFAGQINGTTGYEEAGAQGLLAGTNAALRAQGKDSWCPRRDEAYIGVLVDDLITLGTQEPYRMFTSRAEYRLILREDNADLRLTEKGRELGLVDDARWAAFCKKRESITLEEQRLKSTWVRPGTEQGDAIAEKFGTPLTHEYNLLNLLSRPEIDYAGLVEVTGHGAEDPQVAEQVEIKTKYAGYIDRQQDEIARLRASEDTRLPVDIDYTGISGLSKEIQSKLGITRPETLGQASRIPGVTPAAISLLMIHLKKRGAGRQLEQSA; encoded by the coding sequence GTGGATTTCCCTTCCCGTTTTGAAGTGATCGTCATCGGCGGCGGTCATGCCGGTACCGAGGCAGCACTGGCCTCAGCACGCATGGGCGTAAAAACCCTGTTGCTGACTCACAACGTGGAAACCCTCGGTGCCATGAGTTGCAACCCCGCCATTGGTGGGATCGGCAAAAGCCATCTGGTCAAGGAAATCGATGCCCTTGGCGGTGTGATGGCCATGGCTACCGACAAAGGTGGCATTCAATTTCGCGTGCTCAACAGCCGCAAAGGCCCAGCCGTTCGGGCTACCCGGGCACAAGCTGACCGCATCCTCTACAAGGCCGCGGTACGTGAAACCCTGGAAAACCAGCCGAACCTGTGGATATTTCAGCAAGCAGCGGATGACCTGATCGTCGAACAAGACCAGGTACGCGGTGTTGTCACCCAAATGGGTCTGCGTTTCTTCGCAGAATCCGTGGTGTTGACCACCGGTACTTTCCTCGGCGGACTTATCCACATTGGCATGCAGAATTATTCGGGCGGTCGCGCCGGTGATCCGCCGTCGATTGCCCTGGCAAAACGCCTGCGTGAATTGCCGTTGCGTGTCGGCCGCTTGAAAACCGGGACCCCGCCGCGTATCGACGGGCGTTCTGTGGATTTCTCGGTGATGACCGAACAAGCCGGCGATACACCAATCCCGGTGATGTCGTTCATGGGCTCCAAGGAACAGCACCCGAAACAGGTCAGTTGCTGGATTACCCACACCAACGCCCGCACCCACGAAATCATTGCCGCGAACCTCGACCGTTCGCCGATGTATTCAGGTGTGATCGAAGGCATTGGCCCTCGTTATTGCCCATCGATTGAAGACAAGATTCACCGCTTTGCCGACAAGGAAAGCCACCAGGTCTTTATCGAGCCAGAAGGCTTGACCACTCACGAGCTGTACCCGAACGGGATTTCCACGTCGTTGCCGTTCGACGTGCAAATCCAGATCGTGCAATCGATTCGCGGCATGGAAAACGCACACATCGTGCGTCCGGGCTACGCCATCGAGTACGACTACTTCGACCCGCGTGACCTGAAATACAGCCTCGAAACCAAAGTGATCGGCGGCCTGTTCTTCGCCGGGCAAATCAACGGCACCACCGGTTACGAAGAAGCCGGCGCCCAAGGTTTGCTGGCCGGAACCAACGCGGCACTGCGTGCACAAGGCAAAGACAGCTGGTGCCCGCGCCGCGACGAGGCGTACATCGGTGTGTTGGTCGACGACCTGATTACTCTCGGGACTCAGGAACCGTACCGGATGTTTACGTCCCGGGCCGAATATCGCCTGATCCTGCGCGAAGACAACGCCGACCTGCGCCTGACCGAAAAAGGTCGCGAACTGGGTTTGGTCGACGACGCGCGCTGGGCCGCCTTCTGCAAAAAACGCGAAAGCATCACGCTGGAAGAGCAGCGCCTGAAAAGTACCTGGGTTCGCCCCGGCACCGAGCAAGGCGACGCGATTGCCGAAAAATTCGGCACGCCGCTGACCCACGAATACAACTTGCTGAACCTGCTGTCCCGTCCGGAAATCGACTACGCTGGCCTGGTCGAAGTGACCGGTCACGGTGCCGAAGACCCACAGGTCGCCGAGCAGGTTGAAATCAAGACCAAATACGCCGGTTACATTGACCGCCAACAGGACGAGATCGCTCGCTTGCGCGCCAGTGAAGACACCAGGCTGCCTGTGGACATCGACTACACCGGGATTTCCGGGCTGTCGAAAGAAATCCAAAGCAAGCTGGGGATAACTCGTCCGGAAACACTCGGCCAGGCTTCACGCATCCCTGGCGTCACGCCGGCAGCCATTTCGCTGTTGATGATTCATTTGAAAAAACGCGGCGCGGGCCGTCAGTTGGAGCAAAGCGCTTGA
- a CDS encoding sigma-70 family RNA polymerase sigma factor, producing the protein MPPSHTAAVQHIYEHHHSWLQGWLNGKLHNACDAADVAHDTFVRILGGRNAAQILEPRDYLATIARGLVIDRYRRHAIERAYQQSLADHPEAVAISEEDKAIIIETLVAVDKALADLGDRARRIFMLSQIEGLTYQQIADQLQVSLTTVKKHMIRALTECSLIMASL; encoded by the coding sequence ATGCCACCTTCACACACGGCTGCAGTCCAGCACATCTATGAGCATCACCATTCGTGGCTGCAGGGATGGCTCAACGGTAAATTGCATAACGCTTGCGATGCGGCCGATGTGGCACACGATACTTTCGTGCGTATTTTGGGCGGGCGCAATGCGGCGCAGATCCTCGAACCCAGGGACTACCTGGCAACCATTGCCAGGGGCTTGGTTATTGATCGTTATCGCCGGCATGCAATTGAACGCGCTTATCAACAGTCGCTGGCCGATCACCCTGAAGCTGTCGCCATCAGTGAAGAAGACAAGGCCATCATCATTGAAACGCTGGTAGCTGTGGATAAAGCTCTGGCTGATCTGGGCGATCGGGCCCGGCGCATTTTCATGCTGTCGCAGATCGAAGGCCTGACTTATCAACAGATCGCCGACCAGTTGCAGGTGTCCCTGACCACTGTGAAGAAACACATGATCCGCGCGCTTACCGAGTGTTCACTGATCATGGCCAGCCTGTAA